ACAACGACATCTATACCAGGATGTTTCTCTAAGTGGTCGAGCGCCTCCTCTCCAGATTTCACGCCGGCGACATCCACCTCCCGCTTCTTCATGCGTTTGAGCAGCGTCTCCAGGAAGTCTGTCTCATCGTCAACGAACAGCACGTTCATCCCTGACTCCAAAATTCCCCTCCACACTGGAACAGGCGCTTCGGGAAGGCAGCCCGTGGGCGCCTTTCCAGCCGCTGGGCAGAGGGCCCAAAAGCCTCCACCGCTTTGTAATATTTTTCACAAAACCTTTTAAGGCAAAAAATGATGAAATGCAAACGTTATCGAAACAATACGTAAAAAAAAATGAGGGGCGGGGGAAAGCCGGCGGGAGGACGCAGTCCCCCTCAAAATTCGCTTGACGCGTTCGGCTCCGAGCTTCTATGCTAAATTTTTGTTTACTTCCGGACTGGAAATTTCATGTGTCCAGTGTATTTTTGACTTGGACACGGGTTTGTTTCCCGTCGGATTTGGTTTTCCAACGTTCAGAACACCTGGTCATCGGGCGGTTCCCCCGAGGAAGACGATCGCCCGGACCTTCAGGCCGGTTCATGACGCTTACCGTGTGGCTCAGCTCCTCCCTGCGCAGGACTGCCCCGGGCTACGACCCCGCCAACGGCATGGCGGTGGAGGCCGCCCCGGGGGCCTCGGTGGCGGACATCTGCCAGGCGATCGGCGTCGATCCATCGGCCGTCAAGATCGTCATGGTGGATGGGCGGGCCCGTTCAATGGACCACCGGCTCGAAGGCCACGAACGGGTTGCACTCTTTCCACCGGTCGGCGGAGGTTGATATGCCCGAAACCCACTCAGGAGACCAGGTAGAAATCGTCGTTTTCGGATCTCTCCAACTTTCCCGGCACCGGAAGGGCCTGCCGGCCAGGGTGCTTCTCCCGATTCCGGAATCGGGGGCGGCTGCCCACTCGCTCCTCGAACCGATGGGGATATCACCGGACGAGGTCGAGGCCGTCTTCCGCAACGGCCGGGTTGTCAATATCTACGACCCGGTGTTTCCCGGCGACCGGGTCGCCTTTTTCCCCTATGGGACCCCCGGCCCCTACAGGGTGTTCCTGGGCATGGCGCGTGAAAACATCCGGCGCGCCGAAAAGGAACAACCCGCTCCCGAAAAGGGCAGCCGCCCGTGAGTATCTTCCTTTCTGAAGAACAGTCGGCCCTCCTCGAAAACGCCGCTGAATCCGTCCTCCAGCCCT
The DNA window shown above is from Desulfatiglans anilini DSM 4660 and carries:
- a CDS encoding MoaD/ThiS family protein, which codes for MTLTVWLSSSLRRTAPGYDPANGMAVEAAPGASVADICQAIGVDPSAVKIVMVDGRARSMDHRLEGHERVALFPPVGGG